One Candidatus Bathyarchaeota archaeon DNA segment encodes these proteins:
- a CDS encoding polyprenol monophosphomannose synthase: MSQIALPPSIKERGSCELSSIDKASKKKPSVAIMLPTYCEAGNIESLIREIKSLKPDSLIVVIDDSSHDGTASIVEELKKEYENILVFTRPAKLGLGTAITDGFKVILSLKNPPYYIITMDADYSHNPQAIPKLLATAEKGYDLVIGSRYKEGSRIVGWHILRRLISRVANFIAATMVGMRIRDCTSGFRCYSKNYVKNVIGHLHSQTYEIQIETVKQAWTRGFKVIEIPIVFENRKKGKSKLTKAEFQGFLSYITKTKLGVCTSREKKSESL, encoded by the coding sequence GTGAGCCAAATAGCACTGCCCCCTAGCATAAAGGAGCGAGGTTCTTGCGAGTTGTCTTCAATAGATAAAGCATCAAAGAAAAAACCGTCTGTCGCTATTATGCTCCCTACATATTGTGAAGCAGGCAACATTGAAAGCCTCATAAGGGAAATCAAAAGCTTGAAACCGGATTCTTTAATCGTCGTAATAGACGATTCTAGTCATGATGGGACAGCAAGCATTGTAGAGGAACTAAAGAAGGAATATGAAAATATTCTAGTTTTTACAAGACCTGCCAAACTTGGGTTGGGAACTGCCATTACAGATGGGTTCAAGGTAATCTTATCTTTGAAGAACCCGCCTTATTATATTATTACAATGGACGCAGATTACTCTCATAATCCGCAAGCCATACCGAAGCTACTTGCAACCGCTGAGAAAGGCTATGACTTGGTTATTGGAAGCAGATATAAAGAAGGTAGTAGAATTGTCGGGTGGCACATTCTGCGGAGGCTAATTAGTCGGGTGGCGAATTTCATTGCTGCTACGATGGTTGGAATGAGGATACGTGATTGTACAAGTGGTTTCAGATGCTACTCTAAGAATTACGTAAAAAATGTGATTGGTCATCTTCACAGTCAAACATATGAGATACAAATCGAAACAGTCAAACAAGCGTGGACCCGAGGTTTCAAAGTCATAGAAATACCGATAGTATTTGAAAATAGGAAGAAGGGTAAGTCAAAGCTTACGAAAGCGGAATTTCAAGGATTCTTATCGTACATTACCAAAACAAAATTAGGCGTGTGTACATCTAGAGAAAAAAAGTCAGAATCTCTGTGA
- a CDS encoding glycosyltransferase: MPKRKIVLISSSPFPHGDNITDGPGYRAWNLFQRFSNKHEIVILSLYESYHKNIEKEFTVSEDNYLIKCISHKPKKVAKAVSDERPDTLYLPWSATPFIARVTQKIPTIVDYVGATLLEQLTSFGTVPTDFLRLKMKSFWIGDFLMTAGSRERYYLIGLLVSSKRLCSLKRKLSASLIHHIPMTPPSVPPVSRKMVIDKQRGELVILIAGAFLPWYDYQTLFRALNTLVKKGRKNFKCVFFGGNPRNKHFEKLILRMGYNSLLKNNLVFTGIVPFKERGNYYLQSDVAVNIPCNTVEDELSVRTRIMDYVWANLPIITPARDEHSEMVINNGGGFKYLGSDPVSLSTVLQKLMDKQGFQKITKAKKNMKEIYQKTLDIENALKPLETFINEPYVDPARSSPRQFLPEVLLWGRDVLRWLKRGAVQ; encoded by the coding sequence GTGCCAAAAAGAAAGATCGTGCTTATTTCATCTTCTCCTTTTCCTCATGGCGATAATATTACTGATGGGCCTGGTTATAGAGCATGGAATCTCTTTCAAAGATTTTCCAATAAACACGAAATTGTTATTCTGAGTCTCTACGAAAGTTATCATAAAAACATAGAAAAGGAGTTTACTGTATCTGAGGACAACTACTTAATTAAATGCATATCACATAAACCTAAAAAAGTTGCAAAGGCTGTGTCTGACGAGAGGCCAGACACTCTATATCTCCCTTGGTCAGCAACACCATTTATAGCGCGAGTAACACAGAAAATTCCAACTATTGTGGATTATGTGGGTGCCACGCTTTTAGAACAATTGACATCTTTCGGAACTGTCCCAACTGACTTTCTTCGCTTGAAGATGAAGTCTTTTTGGATTGGAGATTTCTTAATGACCGCGGGTTCAAGGGAAAGATATTACTTGATCGGACTCCTTGTTAGTTCTAAGAGACTCTGCAGTCTCAAACGAAAACTCTCCGCTTCTCTTATCCACCATATCCCTATGACTCCCCCTTCAGTTCCTCCAGTATCACGAAAAATGGTCATAGATAAACAAAGAGGTGAGCTGGTGATATTAATAGCCGGGGCTTTCTTGCCATGGTATGACTATCAAACTTTGTTCAGAGCCCTCAATACTTTGGTCAAAAAAGGTCGGAAAAATTTTAAATGTGTTTTTTTTGGAGGCAATCCGAGAAACAAGCATTTTGAAAAGCTAATCTTGAGGATGGGTTATAATTCGCTCTTGAAAAATAACTTGGTCTTCACTGGTATAGTGCCTTTTAAGGAGCGAGGGAATTACTATCTTCAATCCGATGTTGCCGTTAATATCCCTTGCAACACAGTAGAAGATGAGCTAAGCGTAAGAACAAGAATAATGGACTATGTTTGGGCAAATCTTCCAATAATAACACCCGCAAGGGATGAACATTCTGAGATGGTTATTAACAATGGTGGCGGGTTCAAGTATCTCGGAAGTGACCCTGTAAGCCTCTCGACAGTATTGCAGAAGCTAATGGACAAACAGGGATTTCAAAAGATAACGAAGGCAAAGAAAAACATGAAAGAGATTTATCAGAAAACTCTAGACATAGAAAATGCGCTGAAACCTTTAGAGACGTTTATTAATGAACCATATGTAGATCCTGCAAGGTCATCTCCACGACAATTTCTGCCCGAAGTACTTTTATGGGGAAGAGATGTTTTGCGTTGGCTAAAACGAGGGGCTGTACAATAG
- a CDS encoding glycosyltransferase family 2 protein: protein MTAKTNTKPVLTELVSVIMPAYNGEKTICNSIESVLNQTYKPIELIIIDDASKDTTFEKINECKHEDNIAFYRVIKHDRNLGLAATLNHGIKESHGKYVVILHQDCVFADKNWIINALEYFANSKVAVVTGYYGIPPKKLNFFAKAFGIFRRQYHAANLKQVEEEVTFSEGKCDVYRKDVLEKIGGFPERFRIAGEDLFVSYKIRQQGFLILKSYRLPVIQKFGPAADNLSKNLRKEFVFGKAMGGIFLMFKAFLFKKMRVSKYSRIRSLQRASQPLFAMAFILLLLSAIVLTSLTIFWLTIIVLVIRYLFYVATIWNELLSMSEVFGKSKGVSFLESLLIAALGLVIDFVYSLGLLYGLILYTIGTRL from the coding sequence TTGACTGCAAAAACCAACACAAAACCTGTTTTGACAGAGTTAGTTTCAGTGATAATGCCTGCTTATAATGGGGAAAAAACCATATGTAATAGTATCGAATCCGTCTTAAATCAAACTTACAAACCCATCGAACTGATTATCATCGATGACGCAAGTAAAGACACCACCTTCGAAAAAATAAACGAATGCAAACACGAAGATAACATTGCTTTTTATAGAGTAATTAAACACGACAGGAATCTTGGGCTTGCAGCAACATTGAATCATGGAATAAAAGAATCACATGGAAAATATGTTGTAATACTACATCAAGACTGCGTATTTGCTGACAAAAATTGGATAATCAACGCTTTAGAATACTTTGCCAACAGCAAAGTAGCTGTTGTAACAGGTTATTATGGAATTCCCCCTAAAAAACTAAATTTTTTCGCAAAAGCCTTCGGTATATTTCGAAGACAATACCATGCCGCAAACCTTAAACAGGTTGAAGAAGAGGTAACGTTTTCCGAGGGGAAATGTGATGTATACAGGAAAGACGTTTTGGAAAAAATCGGAGGTTTTCCTGAGAGATTTAGAATTGCTGGGGAAGACCTTTTCGTATCCTACAAAATACGCCAACAAGGATTTCTGATATTGAAAAGCTACAGACTTCCTGTCATACAGAAGTTTGGGCCAGCTGCAGATAATTTGTCTAAAAATCTGCGGAAAGAATTTGTCTTTGGGAAAGCTATGGGCGGTATTTTCCTGATGTTTAAAGCATTCTTGTTTAAGAAAATGAGAGTTTCAAAGTATTCGAGGATTAGGTCTCTGCAGCGGGCTAGCCAACCTCTCTTTGCTATGGCTTTCATTCTACTGCTACTCTCAGCGATAGTTCTCACAAGTCTGACGATTTTTTGGTTAACAATCATAGTATTAGTCATTAGATATCTTTTCTATGTCGCTACAATCTGGAACGAATTACTTAGTATGTCAGAAGTATTCGGTAAAAGCAAAGGGGTCTCTTTCTTGGAGTCTTTGCTTATAGCAGCTTTAGGGCTAGTGATAGACTTTGTTTACAGTCTTGGTCTTTTGTACGGCTTAATTTTATATACTATTGGCACAAGATTATGA
- a CDS encoding FAD-dependent oxidoreductase has translation MAKAVVLGGGLSGLIAASTLSENGFKTVLLEKNGTLGGLASSYLIDGEHIPKTYHHVMYGDSVTLKTIRDLGLESDLYWRKLKVGFYSQGKSYDFSSPLSILKFKPLSFWGRIKFGLLVFKARQKMDWQELEGVDVENYCKATAGEEAYKLINYIVQAKFAEPPNNVSAAWLMSRFGHESKSVSDRFGYVSGGIEKIVTGLAMRCQKNDGVVKTGAKVTSVVIKKGKVKKVKYAEKGRTQEITTDIVISTLPIPVLLKVVKDLPQEYRKSLENIEYKSSLCAALALSERLSLFYWLNIMDLEKYPFVGVFEHGHLNTELKHPSLMFVVKYLNSTDDFWQKSDKEIVEEFLPHLSDIFDCDVREKLLWWRLHRAQYSTPLFIPDYGKHMPEAKSPVKGLYTGGISRTYPRDRYMGTALKTGIDAAQAALLNHE, from the coding sequence TTGGCGAAAGCTGTTGTTCTAGGAGGCGGCTTATCTGGTTTAATAGCTGCCTCGACGCTCTCCGAAAATGGCTTTAAAACTGTTTTGCTGGAAAAAAATGGCACACTTGGTGGTTTGGCATCAAGTTATTTAATAGATGGAGAACATATTCCTAAAACGTATCACCATGTCATGTATGGCGACAGCGTCACTCTAAAGACTATCCGTGATCTAGGTTTAGAAAGCGATTTGTATTGGAGGAAATTGAAGGTTGGTTTCTATTCTCAAGGGAAATCTTATGATTTTTCTTCTCCTTTGTCAATTCTGAAATTCAAACCTCTGAGCTTTTGGGGGCGAATAAAATTTGGCTTGTTGGTTTTTAAGGCGCGACAAAAAATGGATTGGCAGGAACTGGAAGGAGTAGACGTTGAGAACTACTGCAAAGCTACTGCGGGCGAAGAGGCTTACAAGCTGATAAACTACATCGTACAAGCGAAGTTTGCCGAACCTCCAAATAATGTATCTGCAGCGTGGTTAATGAGTCGTTTTGGGCACGAATCAAAATCAGTTAGTGACCGATTCGGTTATGTAAGCGGCGGCATTGAGAAAATTGTAACAGGACTTGCGATGCGATGCCAAAAAAACGATGGCGTTGTAAAAACTGGAGCCAAGGTCACCAGCGTTGTAATAAAGAAGGGAAAGGTAAAAAAGGTAAAATATGCGGAAAAAGGAAGAACTCAAGAAATCACGACTGACATAGTTATCAGCACATTGCCTATTCCTGTACTTTTAAAAGTCGTCAAAGATCTGCCGCAGGAATACCGGAAATCGTTAGAAAACATCGAATACAAATCATCACTCTGCGCAGCATTAGCTTTGTCTGAAAGACTCAGTCTATTCTACTGGCTAAATATAATGGATTTAGAAAAGTATCCTTTTGTAGGAGTCTTCGAGCATGGACATTTGAATACAGAGTTAAAACATCCTAGTTTAATGTTTGTCGTGAAATATTTGAATTCCACAGATGACTTCTGGCAAAAATCTGACAAAGAGATAGTAGAGGAATTCTTGCCGCATCTTAGCGACATTTTTGACTGTGATGTAAGAGAAAAGCTGCTATGGTGGCGCCTTCATAGAGCACAATACTCTACACCTCTGTTTATCCCCGATTACGGTAAACATATGCCTGAAGCTAAGTCCCCGGTAAAAGGATTATACACAGGTGGCATCTCTCGAACGTATCCGAGAGATCGTTATATGGGAACGGCTCTCAAAACAGGTATAGATGCAGCGCAAGCCGCTTTGCTCAACCATGAATGA
- a CDS encoding DUF362 domain-containing protein encodes MLSNTSPVTNEEMQKLPSLVLFLKVKRIRGGVQKTVKAAMLPMWEKNELKGNKVFVKVNLISSEYVPGQCTSPMVLDEVLKELTERGYDVTLGDADLAAARQCNKAAEVWGHKKLARKYGARFQNLSEDKLIRVKLNGKVFKTLDVPESILKADSIVNLPVMKTHCLTGLTCSLKHFWGVVPRVRHQYHLVVNDAIADITSFLKPKIAYTIVDGTIAMEGNGPRTGMPKICNVILASTDPVALDAVVAEYMGMPTPKHVKTSAKRGVGVLDYTLQGDEFKSNPFILPEPDKQPIFKWEMAFRKSIFKSIMFDTSLFEIFAWIATKYNSFWYYRREGISYTEKIADTWYARELAQFLTF; translated from the coding sequence ATGCTTTCTAACACTTCACCTGTTACAAATGAGGAGATGCAGAAACTCCCTTCATTGGTTCTTTTCTTAAAAGTGAAACGAATACGAGGCGGTGTACAAAAAACAGTTAAAGCCGCTATGCTGCCCATGTGGGAAAAGAATGAGCTAAAGGGAAATAAGGTATTCGTCAAAGTTAATCTTATTTCCTCAGAGTACGTCCCTGGACAGTGCACATCTCCTATGGTTTTAGATGAAGTTTTAAAAGAGTTAACTGAACGTGGTTATGATGTAACTCTTGGTGATGCAGATCTTGCGGCAGCGCGACAATGCAACAAAGCTGCTGAAGTTTGGGGGCATAAGAAACTCGCTAGAAAATATGGTGCGCGTTTTCAAAATCTTTCAGAGGATAAGTTGATTAGAGTTAAATTAAATGGCAAAGTTTTCAAAACATTAGATGTCCCCGAATCTATTCTCAAAGCAGATAGTATCGTTAACTTGCCGGTAATGAAGACACACTGCCTCACTGGCTTAACCTGTTCTCTAAAACATTTTTGGGGCGTCGTCCCTAGAGTACGGCACCAATATCATCTGGTTGTCAACGATGCAATTGCAGATATAACGAGTTTTTTAAAACCTAAGATTGCGTACACGATAGTAGACGGCACCATTGCTATGGAAGGTAATGGGCCTCGTACGGGGATGCCGAAAATATGTAATGTAATATTGGCTTCCACCGACCCTGTGGCCTTAGATGCAGTTGTTGCAGAGTATATGGGAATGCCAACTCCTAAACACGTAAAAACTAGTGCGAAACGCGGTGTAGGCGTACTTGACTACACTCTGCAAGGCGATGAGTTCAAATCAAATCCCTTTATCTTGCCAGAACCAGATAAACAACCAATTTTCAAGTGGGAGATGGCGTTTCGTAAATCTATCTTCAAGTCAATTATGTTCGACACATCTCTGTTTGAGATATTTGCTTGGATCGCCACTAAGTATAATAGCTTTTGGTATTACAGACGCGAAGGAATAAGTTACACGGAGAAAATTGCAGATACGTGGTATGCCCGAGAATTGGCGCAATTTTTAACTTTCTAG